From Gemmatimonadaceae bacterium, the proteins below share one genomic window:
- a CDS encoding ATP-binding protein, whose product MTLRVVLTGPEASGKTTLARTLADALAAPCVPEASRLVAEALRPEGLSAETVAPIAQLGMRLDDEARLREPDVIVYDTDLVSTVVYARHYYGEVASWIVDEARARRADLYLLCRPDLPWTPDGVRDRPTGREAMFDAFRDALTELGARVVEIGGVGEARTEAARAAVEAARAGK is encoded by the coding sequence GTGACGCTGCGCGTGGTGCTGACCGGGCCGGAGGCGAGTGGCAAGACCACCCTCGCCCGCACGCTGGCCGATGCACTGGCTGCGCCCTGCGTCCCTGAAGCGTCGCGGCTTGTCGCCGAGGCCCTGCGGCCGGAAGGACTCTCGGCGGAAACCGTCGCGCCGATTGCACAGCTCGGGATGCGATTGGACGACGAGGCGCGCCTGCGCGAGCCCGACGTGATCGTCTATGACACGGACCTCGTGAGCACCGTCGTCTATGCGCGGCACTACTACGGCGAGGTCGCCTCGTGGATTGTGGACGAGGCACGCGCGCGGCGCGCCGATCTCTACCTGCTCTGTCGCCCCGATCTGCCCTGGACGCCGGATGGTGTGCGCGACCGGCCGACAGGCCGCGAGGCGATGTTCGACGCGTTCCGCGACGCGCTCACGGAGCTGGGGGCGCGCGTGGTGGAGATCGGCGGCGTTGGCGAGGCCCGAACGGAAGCGGCGCGCGCGGCCGTGGAGGCCGCGCGCGCCGGGAAGTAG